A window from Sceloporus undulatus isolate JIND9_A2432 ecotype Alabama chromosome 8, SceUnd_v1.1, whole genome shotgun sequence encodes these proteins:
- the TPPP3 gene encoding tubulin polymerization-promoting protein family member 3, with amino-acid sequence MAESTDMASLEESFRKFAIYGDTKATGQEMNGKNWAKLCKDCKVIDGKGVTGTDVDIVFTKVKGKTARVINYEEFKKALEELAPKRFKDKGKEEAYESICQLVAGKEPANVGVTKAKSVGAVERLTDTSKYTGSHKERFDESGKGKGKSGRENIVDNSGYVSAYKHAGTYDSKVKK; translated from the exons ATGGCAGAAAGCACAGACATGGCTTCATTGGAGGAGAGTTTCCGGAAATTTGCCATATATGGGGACACCAAAGCTACTGGCCAAGAAATGAATGGCAAGAACTGGGCGAAACTATGCAAAGACTGCAAAGTCATTGATGGCAAAGGGGTCACAGGCACCGATGTAGATATCGTCTTCACCAAGGTGAA GGGGAAGACGGCCAGAGTCATAAACTACGAGGAATTCAAAAAGGCTTTGGAAGAGCTGGCCCCAAAGAGGTTTAAGGACAAAGGCAAGGAAGAAGCCTACGAATCTATCTGCCAGCTGGTAGCAGGCAAAGAGCCAGCCAATGTGGGAGTCACC AAAGCCAAGTCCGTGGGGGCTGTGGAGAGACTCACGGACACGTCCAAGTACACGGGCTCCCACAAGGAACGCTTTGACGAGAGCGGCAAGGGCAAAGGCAAGAGCGGGCGGGAGAACATCGTGGACAACAGCGGCTACGTGTCAGCCTACAAGCACGCCGGCACTTACGACTCCAAAGTGAAGAAATAG